From the Glycine max cultivar Williams 82 chromosome 11, Glycine_max_v4.0, whole genome shotgun sequence genome, the window TAGTAGGTGCAAGTGGAGGTGGTTTCATCATTGGTGGAACTGCAGAAGTACTTTTGAATCACTTCGTTAAAGGACTGAATCCTTTTTCTTCTGTAACGGCTCCAAGGGTCTATCATCAGGTACTCTATTTAAAGTTTTTGGGGGGTTGCTTGTTATTTCTTCCTCTGATTGGTAAGCTCTGATTTGCACAAACTGATAAACAACTTAATTATGTGCTTATTGAATAAGTGTTTGTCATTTAAGTGATTATGTATAAGTTGTTTCTTTAATTCAAGaggaaattaaatatgattaaactGTTTTCATAAGTTGTAattgttttcataaattatacTGGAGAACAAATTGAATTAAGCTAAGAGCAACTTATGGACAAAATAATAggctattttcataaatacttATGCCACATGATAAACTGTAATAAATTCTTCCCAACGCACCTTAAGAGTGTTatagatatattatatatataatgaatggCAGCATTAAAACCGAGGAAAAATGTTATTATCACTTATCAGAATTTAAAACTTCTAACTTGAATCCATATTTTTGTCCCTGTAAGCTGTTTCTCTTTCTCCTATGGTTCATTTCAATTAATAAGAATTTTGTCTTTATGTAGCTACTGTTATTctgatatttttctcttttgtgatTGTGACTACGTACTTATCTCGACATGTTGTTTTATGCAGCTACTACCTAACGTGGTTAATTATGAGAATTGGACAACTGTGTTCGGTGACCACTTTGAAGTTCCAGCTGATATCAGGAAAGCCCTTAAAAGTAAGGGTCATGTCCTAAAGGGCCTTGCCGGTGGGACTATTTGCCAATTCATTGTTTTAGACACTATTGTGCCCTACGAACAAAATAAAGGGATTGAAAACGAAACGCTTGTGGCAGTGAGTGATCCAAGAAAGGGTGGTTTTCCTGCAGGCTTTTGAGATAATTCATCTCATCTATGCAAGTTTTCTCCTTTACATGATTCTTACACTGCTTGCTGTATTTCGTTAATGGGAATAAAAAATCTATACAATTTGGCTTCTGGTTATCTCAAAGTCTCTACAAGTTCAACTACCCTGCTTGTTCTCATCTATGCAAGTTTTCTCCTTTACATGATTCTTCTACTGCTAATTgtatttaaattgaataatgGGAATGAAAAATGTACACAATTTTCTTCTGGTTATCTCAACAAGTCTCTACTCCTACTCCAGTAGTTAATTACATCACTTTGCTTCCTCTTCTGCCCTTGAGAGCTTCCTACACCAATCaaattacaagaaaaatgatgaagGTCTGAATTAATTTATACTGGAGTGGATATTACACAAATAGAAGTAATAAATGATAATTCCTATAAactcaatcaaaataaaaggggAATGCATAGAATTAATCTCTAATTTTCACTTATGAAGAGGATTTATCACTTGATGACTCAATTGATGTACATTTATATGTCTGCCATGATCACTCCACTAGGAACACACAATCGAGAATGACGCTCTCAACCAGCTTCTTCTGTATATATGCCAGTGTTTTGGTTAACTGTTTTCTCTTTCCTCTAAATTTCCCTAATATTGGAGTGGAGACAAACATGGAATAGAGATTACAActccttcattttctctccattcttcatatttctaaaccaaatgtgataataaaaaaagtgaccTCTTATTCATTTCCCTTTTATTCAAACACATCTCCCAATAACCAAATGTGTAAAGTCGTGAAGATAGCTTGATCCCATAACTTCATAATTCATAAACACATCtcccaatttatttttttaatatttaggaTTATAGGTTGTCATAGCTGCTACGAACTTTTTTGTTGGTAAGTGATTATTGACTGATTATAGCTGCTATAATTATAACATTTGCTTACCTCAATTATATGATATTAGGcgtgttttatttattaaaaattttccCTTTAATATGCTAAGAAGACAAATGAGACAAAGCATTCTTGGCCTCCTTTAAGAAATTATTTAGAGATCGATCAGGACGATGGTTGTAGTTGGGCGATCAATTTCAATTGCAATTATACTCATTATATGATTATATTATCATATTGAAgttctttttattataaaataaaatgcgaTGATGGATGGTGTAATTATACGAAGCAACCAAGTGGGGAAGAAAAGGCAATAAAACCACATTATTCAgtctacttttttcttttttgctttagcACAATCATGGAAAGCAATATATATCTAATAGatgacttaaaaaattattaaactttgcattatcatttattacattacttaaataaaatgaattgccgcttaatctttttttaaggCTAGCTAATCCAAATTAACACTCTATTAACAAGATTCCATGTCAATTATTCGTGAGACATAGCATGCAAAACATTACAAAATGGATGAGTTTGAGACAAAGGTGTAGGTAGTAGTGTTTACTAAAAGTGGTTAAGACATGGCGATGGTGAAGAGAAGCATTGGTGTTTGTAAGAGGCTTTCTGGTTCTTCTTCTTGTTTGAGCACTTCAACTGCAACAAGTGATAATGATATTGCTCGGAGGCTTCAGCTTCCACCATTTGATTACAAACCACGGCCATACAAAGGACCTTTGGCTGATGAAGTTTTTGCCAAACGGAAAAAGTTCCTTGGTCCTTCCTTGTTCCACTTCTATCAAAAACCTGTGAGTCTCCAAAATTGATCAACCTTTTATTAGTTACTATATGATAATCTTTTATctatgttttcttaattttacttTCTGTGAAAATTGAGTCAAAGAAATgaagtataaataattatattatttgaaaatgaGTCTCCACAAGGACTATCATATATTTGGCCCATCACCATAAGTGAGGAGGAGTTATAGCTACAcattatttaatacattttgTATGATActctttcattaaaatttatggagaattacaaaattataaattatggagtagaatttattaaatatgaaaagagacctatttttgtaaattttaacaaatttcaatcaatacaTATACATaagtatgtgttttttttttttttgaagaagcaTAAGTATGTGTTAAAAAGTGTGTAACTGACTTTTCTCGATAAGTAAATTAGTAAAATACAGAGGACTTCTCACTGAGaaaaccatttttttgtttatgactTTATGTAGCTCAACATTGTGGAGGGCAAGATGCAATATCTATTCGATGAGAATGGTAGGcgttatcttgatgcttttgcTGGAATAGTTACTATCTCCTGTGGACATTGCCATCCTGAAGTTTTGAATGCTATAATGGAGCAAAGTAAACTCTTGCAGCATACAACAACCATATATCTACACCATGCAATAGCTGATTTTGCAGAGGCCTTGGCATCCAAAGTGCCTGGAAACCTTAAGGTCAAATTCATCTTCATAATGTGTGTTTCAGTTACTATATCCGAACAAGGGAAGGATCCTCTTGCATTAATTTTTCACATGATCCAGTCccataaaaaatttgtaatattttatatctGTTTCTCTtaacataaatatttacaaattttaataaaccTTTGCCAAATTTAATGTCTATGAAGAAAGATAAATAATGCAATGTGGCATGGCCAAAAAGCCAAATTTGACATTGGAGTACTTCTGCTTAAGGCTTTCATTGGTGGAAAGCAATGTTTGACTTTATAGTGTGCTAGATTATTCAACCAATTGCAATATGGAACATGATGTTCAACTAAGCAATTTATATTGCAGGttgtttattttgtaaattctgGTTCAGAGGCAAATGACTTGGCGATGCTGATGGCCCGTTTATACACTGGTAATATGGGTATGATTTCCTTAAGGaatgcatatcatggaggaagTTCTAGTACAATTGGACTCACCGCGATGAACACATGGAAATACCCAATACCAGAGGTTTgtccacacacacaaacacgtgtatatatgtatccaaaaaaacacacaaacatGTATATCATTGTAACCTACTCCATGCTACTCTAGTTGTAACCatatcattgatttttttattgacaaatgttagttgttagtattattagtttttgttagttgAGGGATTCGAATCCGCGAACTCTCCCtccttcccttctcccttcaccactAAACCAACATTATATCTCCTATAAGGCAGTAACCATATCATTGTAAACGATGAATTAACTTTGTATTAAAGATGTGgaatgctaattttttttttacaatatttaacTCTTCAAGGGAGAAGTTCATCATATCATGAATCCAGATCCATACCGTGGAATCTTTGGCTCAGATGCCAATAGGTACGCCAGAGAATTGCAAGATCATATTGACTATGGCACATCAGGAAAAGTTGCTGGATTTATAGCTGAAACAATTCAGGCATGTATAATCCATCCATCATGTTTAATTTCTAAACTTCAGAGTGGTATTTATAGCCACACACACCTTAGTGTGGTTTTCCTATGACTTTTTCCTCATGTCATGGCTTCTTCTAGGGAGCTGGAGGAGCAGTTGAACTGGCACCTGGGTACCTAAAACTGGTCTATGACATTGTACACAAAGCTGGTGGTGTCTGCATTGCTGATGAAGTGCAATGTGGGTTTGCGCGCACAGGAAGCCATTTTTGGGGATTTGAGACACAGGGTGTCATTCCTGATATAGTTACTATGGCAAAGGTCTAGACCCTCATCTCTTCTttctaagtttttatttttaactaattgcAGGAGACAGTGACACCTTAATAATGTACTTCAAGTGCAACATCAGTCTGTTGTAAGGTTCATTATTATTTATGCATATAGGAAGCATGTTCCCATTAGAGGAACTAATTTGATGATACAACTATAAATAGATAATTAAGATTAGGTTTAAGTAAAGCAATCTTAAACATTTAATATATAGTTGaatgttaaattaattcttCTCACTTGTTGCACTCTTACTGTATAACTTTTAAGCAAAAATTCcatgtttttccttttattgtttttagcttcatttttttttttttgtgtgttttttcaGTATACTATGTATTTTGTTCTAGCATTACCTTCAGATaggaccaattttttttaagtgccTCTCATGTACCTTTTCTAGAATTCCATTGTATGATTTGTACCTCATGTTAATATGCATCAGGGTATTGGCAATGGTTTGCCATTAGCAGCTGTAGTTACAACTCCAGAAATAGCGAGTGTGATGGCTCAAAAGCTTCAATTTAATACTTTTGGAGGGAACCCTGTATGTTCTGCCGGGGGACTTGCTGTGCTCAGAGTTCTTGACAAGGAGAAGCGTCAATCTCATTGTGCTGATGTTGGTTCTCACTTGATTCAGCGTTTAAGATCCCTGATGCAAATACATGACAGTACGGTTATCTTGAATCTTATATACCAAAAAGAttcatgcttttgtgttgtgatatatttttattttttgatacatTTGCCTTTTCTTATGTATCTATATGAAGCTTCATTACATAGAACATACATATGCCataattttgttgattattttgataatttttatatatgtccAGTCATTGGAGATGTAAGAGGAAGAGGCTTAATGGTGGGGATAGAATTTGTCACCGATAGAAAAGAGAAGACACCTGCAAAGGCTGAAACAACAGCATTGCACGAAAGATTCAGAGGTAAGAAATTTGGTTGAATAAAAAGAATTGCATATGAAGCTTTCTTTTCCAAAATTTCTACAAAACATAGTAACTGTTTACTCCTATAAATTGTAGAGCTCGGTATTCTAGTTGGAAAAGGAGGGCTGCATGGAAATGTTTTTAGGATCAAGCCACCAATGTGTTTCACCAAAGATGATGCaggtatataaataaattctGTCCTGGCTCTCTTTAACCAAGTTGTGGAGTCCAGATTCTTTGTTGAAGTCCACTGACTGGCTTCCTGATGTGCAGATTTTGTTGTGGATGCCTTGGACTATGCTATATCTAAGTTGTGAGATTCTGCCTGGAATCAAGATATGATTATATATCCTGCTAGCTACAAGTGGATCATCAATCCAATTTTCTATAAGGAAACAAATCCTGCTAGCTGCACTTTTGTACGTGTGTTCATTGCTGTTGTGTATTTCACATACTACCAATAACACTGCAATGCTCCCATTGCAAAGTGAAAATCCTGTAAACAATTGACAATATAAATTGAATGTGAATAAGTGGATTGGTGTGTATGTTTAGTTTCCCAATAGTATATatagaaaatcaaatgaaaacaagaaaccTTCAGCACATTAATATTTTCTCACTCAGCATCTTGGACAGAAACTCAAGTATCCatccaagaaaaatgaaattcacGATGAATATTGTTGAGCACTATCACTATCAGAACTTCAAGGAACGAGACAAGTAACACCAACATATTGTGGCCACACACCATAAAGACCAGAGTAGAGAAGAAGATTATCATAGAAAATCATTTTGTAGTTGATTGAATAAAGATACAATAAGACTGTATGAATGCTCTAAATATAGAGCCTATTAGAGTTAACAACTTTCTAACAAACTAATAACAactgatatttttaataaactacTCTTAGcaatcacaaaaaataaattacgtCCACTAAGAGAGTCTAGAGTTGATTCATTTTCCAAAACACCCAACATAACATTATATGAATTTTACATGACCAACTTCCACACAGACTCATGGCAGAttctaaatatttcatttttgcaACAATCCGATATACACCATGCgtccaaaatcaatttatttacaaGCCCGTATGCATAAAATGAGCTAGCAGTCATATTTACAACTTCTCCATAACGCAAAACTGCAGGAAAAATGTGAGCAACCTGGACCTCTCATGACACATGGTTTTGATGCTCTTTGCCAAAGAAACTGACCCATATTCATCATCACATCACGTTCATGTTATGAGTTTGCGCTCTTGTAATCTTGTTGTGAGACTAAGCAGGTTCCCGGGGTCTATTAGACCACAGTGAGCTCAAAGCCCTCAGGCGTTGGAAATATTCCCCCAAAGCAAGCAAGCATCGAGCCGCCTGACGGATTGTAAGTATTCGAGACATTTGCTCCAAGGTTTCTTGCCGAAGATGGTCAGCCTGTTTCACATAGAGCATGGTTAAATCTCTAATATTCATTAGCCAAGCTAAAACTTTTTGAAGTTGTAAATTGGTAGTGTATATATAGCAGTTAATGATCTTCAAAGATGTTTCTGTTAATGTATCATTCATTAACCATCACTGTACTTTGTGACCTTACATTTACACTATATAGGCATCCTCAGTGAATCCACCTAAATGCTAAATGGGAAGTTGGTAACGCTAAATGAAAATTTGGCTAGCAAGCACTAAGTGACCAAGATGAATGGGTAAAGCTTTTGAAGTGAATCACAAGTCACAGCTAACGTAATAGATGAAATTAAATGCCAACGGTAATGAGATGCTGAAAATAGATCATAAATcactaattatgtttttaaactttgaatttattgattaaattgtTGTTTTTCATTTCTACTGAGGATTTCTTTAGAATGGAAAATATTTCAGTTTCAGTATCCGACTATCCTTGCTAAGAATTTGGGAAtggaaattattttatgaaatatttgtCATCTAGTTGGAATCAAATTATGGGTTTTACACAtcaaaaagtaaatttaaaatcaacttCTCTATAGAACAATATATAGAGTGATGTATAACAACTAGTTCAGATATGAAATATCATTGACTTTACAAGATTAATAGCTTCAAATCACTTCAACAGTACCCTCAACCCAAAAAACTATACATTGAAAATAACCAAACATCTGATCCTATTTCATATGACACAATCATGATATTTAAAGCACACCATACAGTTGCTTTTCTATTTTGGATCTATAGTGAGTAGAGCCAGAGAGACAGGCACACAAATAAGCACATGTGGATTAGAAAGTATATTTACAAGAAcacatacataaattattttttttcatagaaCACCTGGATAAAAATTGCAACCAGCAGGAGGCATCCATTGTTAGCATGGCAAGTTGTGTAAAGGAAATTTCTACTAAATTGAGAACTAGTGTCTATCAAGAAAACAGGATATATTACCTGTTTCACAAAGCTCACCAGATCTTCCAACTTCTCCATTGCAGAAGTCATCTGTGGAATATACGTTCCTTCCATGAACTGCCCAGCTGCTACACTATCAGCAAGTGTTTGGCGGAGTTTGTCCATACCTTGTGAAAGGGCATCTTCTGCTTGCTGACATGATTGTCCAAGGTTATAGATATTCAAACGCTGTTGCTCCGTCAGGGGTTCAATCAGGGGACCAAGAACCTGCAATTAAATAAAAGTGTCAGCAAGCACCATAGTACATTACAAGCTTACAGCATGATATAGTTGAATATGGCAATAGAAATAATCTCAAATTCATCAAGCATCTCAATAAatccatttttataaaatttcaaattcaggTGTGGAGATGCTATTCTTGACCAAGGCAAGAAGTCATGACTAAATCTTAAGAGCATTTCAGTAGATCTTGCCTAAAGTATAAAAACTGTAATAAATGAATGCAGTTTCAAATTTCCCCCATTATATCTCTCAAGAAGACTGTAAAAgaagttattaataaaaattcaataataatgaGAAAGTCCTCAAAGGCAGTGACTGAATTTAGATATACACATTCTATATTTCtatgaaaacatttttaactactttCGTTTATTAAATATGAGGCACCACCTTTAGAAGCTCCGAGGGGTGAAAGCCTCCAATCCACAGGAAAAATCTTTCAGCTGTTGTTTTCCACATACCGGACATAACATAGAAAACATCTGCTTTTGCAGCAGCAGATTTCATGCGAAACATTTCGGCATAGTGGCTCATCATACCATCTACTAAAATCCTGAGCTCTACGTCACCAATATGAGCATTTAAAGCATTTCTCAGTTCTGTGATTTGTCTATTTTGCTCATTCACCCAGTGTCCATACTCCATCTCAAAGGTTGTAATTCCTGCAACTATTGTATTATTAGAATGCAAGAACAAATTGGAAAATAGAGTATAACACAAGAAGAAAAGCTGCTCATGGAAAACCAAGAACAATATTACATCAATCAAAACAAACTAACTTAAGCTTGCATAGCACCATGAAAAATTCTGAACAATTAAATAGTTGCATTGCCAATAAGATTCCCGAAAGTTGTGCCTGGGAGCTAGTATAAGACACTTTCAAGATATGTGTACGGTACACAAATTTTTCTCAACTTACCAACAGTTTAGTTATGGTTTTGTACAACATCCAACATAGAAAaggaataacaattttaatgtaTAAGACCTGATAATCTAGCTTGGCAGCACATATCATGCAAGATACATATTAAAAGTTCTCCAACTGGCATATACCAAGACTCTAAACATTCTGCCATTTTCTGGatatttggaagaaaaataacaaattctattttaaaactaattatgattttaaaccAAAAGGTTGCTACAGGactaagaaaatgttttttaatattttgagatGGCAGACACAAACAAGATTTTAGTATTTAGATGTCCATTAGTAAGAGATTTAAGCACATTTGGAAAAACTGATTTCGCCAcagaagaaaattttaaaacatcaaGTTACAAAGACATGGAATAGCAAGACACATAAAAACTCCAAGTGCAATGCAAATATATGGCAGCAATAGCATAATAACAAACCAACCTGAATTTACTGATCCAGCAAAACCCAGATGATTAGAATCCAACCCACCACCTATATACATTCCCTGCAGTTTAGTTTCCTCAAGATATTAAAGTGagaggaaaaggaaggaagatGCTGATCAACATAATGTGATCCACAAGAGAAACTACAAGTATATTAACTCATCTTCCCCAAACCTGCTGTCTTGCACGTTCAAGTTCTTGCTCCAACTGCATCAACTTCAAACGACTTGATTCTAACTGCTGCACATAGGCCTGTAAGGCAATATCAGCAACCACATGATCATTAGTATATCTAAACACTAATTGCGTGTCAGACAACGAATCAATGCATATTCATTCAAACCTTTTTCCTCAATCGGCTCTTACGAGCAGCCTCTCGATTTTGTGCAAGACGTCTTTGTATCTGCATGTTTGACCATATTAGATTCCTATTTGTTTCCACCATATATAGGCATAAAAGAGAGTATGAATTCAAGCCATATattgaaattgaatacagaTTCCTCAAAGTCCAAAATGGCAGGACTAACATACTTGTCACCCTAATTGTATACATGAAGCTCAAGATGGAGGGGAAAGAAATGTGAAAAGGCTGTGATTTGCCATGCCAAAACATTCCCAATAATAACTCTCCATAATTCTAGATGGTTTGATTACTTCATTACATTATAGAACAACACCCTACGGAATAAAACTTGAAGCTTCAAAATGACaacatatttaatgaaaaaaacatttaatgtcAGACAAATGTCCCAACGaaagaaattagaaattttaatgctCAATTATCTACATCTGCATTTACAGGTAAGTTGAGCTGACAATTcaggtatttttattttatggaagTCAGGGAAAACCCTCTGACAGAATGTATTAGAAACCACGTGGGTATGAAACAGTATTTACATCTGCTCTCAGCGGTAAAGAAGTATATATAGTTGCAATTAACAAAATACTACCAAGAAATaagccttctttcttttcttttgt encodes:
- the LOC100819821 gene encoding alanine--glyoxylate aminotransferase 2 homolog 1, mitochondrial isoform X2 codes for the protein MAMVKRSIGVCKRLSGSSSCLSTSTATSDNDIARRLQLPPFDYKPRPYKGPLADEVFAKRKKFLGPSLFHFYQKPLNIVEGKMQYLFDENGRRYLDAFAGIVTISCGHCHPEVLNAIMEQSKLLQHTTTIYLHHAIADFAEALASKVPGNLKVVYFVNSGSEANDLAMLMARLYTGNMGMISLRNAYHGGSSSTIGLTAMNTWKYPIPEGEVHHIMNPDPYRGIFGSDANRYARELQDHIDYGTSGKVAGFIAETIQGAGGAVELAPGYLKLVYDIVHKAGGVCIADEVQCGFARTGSHFWGFETQGVIPDIVTMAKGIGNGLPLAAVVTTPEIASVMAQKLQFNTFGGNPVCSAGGLAVLRVLDKEKRQSHCADVGSHLIQRLRSLMQIHDIIGDVRGRGLMVGIEFVTDRKEKTPAKAETTALHERFRELGILVGKGGLHGNVFRIKPPMCFTKDDADFVVDALDYAISKL
- the LOC100819821 gene encoding alanine--glyoxylate aminotransferase 2 homolog 1, mitochondrial isoform X1 translates to MAMVKRSIGVCKRLSGSSSCLSTSTATSDNDIARRLQLPPFDYKPRPYKGPLADEVFAKRKKFLGPSLFHFYQKPLNIVEGKMQYLFDENGRRYLDAFAGIVTISCGHCHPEVLNAIMEQSKLLQHTTTIYLHHAIADFAEALASKVPGNLKVVYFVNSGSEANDLAMLMARLYTGNMGMISLRNAYHGGSSSTIGLTAMNTWKYPIPEGEVHHIMNPDPYRGIFGSDANRYARELQDHIDYGTSGKVAGFIAETIQGAGGAVELAPGYLKLVYDIVHKAGGVCIADEVQCGFARTGSHFWGFETQGVIPDIVTMAKGIGNGLPLAAVVTTPEIASVMAQKLQFNTFGGNPVCSAGGLAVLRVLDKEKRQSHCADVGSHLIQRLRSLMQIHDSTVILNLIYQKDSCFCVVIYFYFLIHLPFLMYLYEASLHRTYICHNFVDYFDNFYICPVIGDVRGRGLMVGIEFVTDRKEKTPAKAETTALHERFRELGILVGKGGLHGNVFRIKPPMCFTKDDADFVVDALDYAISKL
- the SOYSTGA gene encoding bZIP transcription factor isoform X3, coding for MQIQRRLAQNREAARKSRLRKKAYVQQLESSRLKLMQLEQELERARQQGMYIGGGLDSNHLGFAGSVNSVAGITTFEMEYGHWVNEQNRQITELRNALNAHIGDVELRILVDGMMSHYAEMFRMKSAAAKADVFYVMSGMWKTTAERFFLWIGGFHPSELLKVLGPLIEPLTEQQRLNIYNLGQSCQQAEDALSQGMDKLRQTLADSVAAGQFMEGTYIPQMTSAMEKLEDLVSFVKQADHLRQETLEQMSRILTIRQAARCLLALGEYFQRLRALSSLWSNRPREPA
- the SOYSTGA gene encoding bZIP transcription factor isoform X1; this encodes MNSASPQFVSPRSMSVYDPIHQISMWGEGFKSNGNLSAAMPLIDEADMKFDSQSEDASHGILGEPNKYDQEASKPTDKIQRRLAQNREAARKSRLRKKAYVQQLESSRLKLMQLEQELERARQQGMYIGGGLDSNHLGFAGSVNSVAGITTFEMEYGHWVNEQNRQITELRNALNAHIGDVELRILVDGMMSHYAEMFRMKSAAAKADVFYVMSGMWKTTAERFFLWIGGFHPSELLKVLGPLIEPLTEQQRLNIYNLGQSCQQAEDALSQGMDKLRQTLADSVAAGQFMEGTYIPQMTSAMEKLEDLVSFVKQADHLRQETLEQMSRILTIRQAARCLLALGEYFQRLRALSSLWSNRPREPA
- the SOYSTGA gene encoding bZIP transcription factor isoform X2; the encoded protein is MNSASPQFVSPRSMSVYDPIHQISMWGEGFKSNGNLSAAMPLIDEADMKFDSQSEDASHGILGEPNKYDQEASKPTDKIQRRLAQNREAARKSRLRKKAYVQQLESSRLKLMQLEQELERARQQGMYIGGGLDSNHLGFAGSVNSGITTFEMEYGHWVNEQNRQITELRNALNAHIGDVELRILVDGMMSHYAEMFRMKSAAAKADVFYVMSGMWKTTAERFFLWIGGFHPSELLKVLGPLIEPLTEQQRLNIYNLGQSCQQAEDALSQGMDKLRQTLADSVAAGQFMEGTYIPQMTSAMEKLEDLVSFVKQADHLRQETLEQMSRILTIRQAARCLLALGEYFQRLRALSSLWSNRPREPA